In Betta splendens chromosome 22, fBetSpl5.4, whole genome shotgun sequence, the following proteins share a genomic window:
- the reep1 gene encoding receptor expression-enhancing protein 1 isoform X1: MVSWIISRLVVLVFGTLYPAYSSYKAVKSKDVKEYVKWMMYWIIFALFTTVEVFTDMFLCWLPFYYELKIAFVVWLLSPYTKGSSVLYRKFVHPTLSSKEKDIDEYLCQAKDKSYDTLVHFGRKGLNVAATAAVMAATKGQGVLSDRLRSFSMQDLSSCQSDTDTGPGGAAQPAAARHQSRTMMRSKSDSYNKGQDFDMTEYEVLGLSEWDSKESPSPPAASPPEPESAPVTPSLTPPPSPTCTPAPPPAPPAPEHPEEVGKGAQTVSSSPQLRLIKRKAPEPPHRVLRPLTRSRSALSSNNEAM, from the exons ATGGTCTCCTGGATCATCTCTAGACTCGTGGt ACTCGTGTTTGGCACCTTATATCCCGCGTACTCATCGTATAAAGCCGTGAAGTCGAAAGATGTAAAAGAATAT GTAAAATGGATGATGTACTGGATAATATTTGCTCTGTTTACTACTGTGGAGGTTTTTACAGACATGTTTCTTTGTTG GCTTCCTTTCTACTATGAACTGAAGATAGCGTTCGTGGTGTGGCTGCTGTCCCCGTACACCAAGGGCTCCAGTGTGCTGTACAGGAAGTTCGTCCATCCCACGCTTTCCtcaaaagaaaag GACATTGACGAGTATCTCTGCCAAGCCAAGGACAAAAGCTACGACACGCTGGTCCATTTTGGAAGAAAGGGGCTGAATGTTGCAGCCACGGCTGCAGTCATGGCTGCAACAAAG GGCCAAGGAGTCCTGTCGGACAGACTGCGGAGCTTCAGTATGCAGGATCTGTCTTCCTGCCAGTCCGACACAGACACCGggcccggcggcgccgcccaGCCCGCAGCAGCGAGGCACCAGAGCAGAACTATGATGCGCAGCAAGTCAGACAGCTACAACAAGG GGCAGGATTTTGACATGACTGAGTATGAGGTGCTGGGTTTGAGCGAATGGGACTCCAAAGAGTCGCCGTCACCGCCCGCCGCGTCGCCCCCCGAGCCCGAGTCCGCACCCGTCACACCCTCTCTGACTCCCCCGCCCTCTCCGACCTGCACCCCCGCTCCGCCTCCCGCCCCTCCAGCTCCGGAGCATCCCGAGGAGGTGGGCAAAGGGGCGCAGACGGTGTCGAGCTCTCCACAGCTCAGGCTGATTAAGAGGAAGGCTCCAGAG CCTCCACATAGAGTCTTGAGGCCTCTCACAAGATCCAGGAGTGCTCTTTCTTCAAACAATGAAGCCATGTGA
- the mrpl35 gene encoding 39S ribosomal protein L35, mitochondrial has protein sequence MAAALARRVSGLLRPLSASLGARTLQVCQLSSLIQPSPLSGSVTAAVRAPAWAAARHTPRYNVLHRAWALLPTVTQQPSRSLTYYSVKKGKRKSVKSVTERFMRLHCGLWIRRKAGYKKKLWKKKPARRKRLREHVFCNKTQSKLLDKMTTSFWKRRNWFVNDPYLKYHDRVNL, from the exons ATGGCGGCTGCCCTGGCAAGGAGAGTGTCGG GGCTGCTGAGGCCACTGTCCGCCTCTCTGGGCGCCAGGACACTGCAGGTGTGCCAGCTCTCCAGCCTCATCCAGCCCTCACCACTGTCCGGCTCCGTTACGGCCGCTGTCCGCGCTCCTGCGTGGGCTGCAGCGCGTCACACGCCCCGGTACAACGTCCTGCACAG GGCATGGGCTCTTCTTCCCACTGTGACTCAGCAGCCAAGTAGAAGTCTGACATACTACAGTGTGAAGAAGGGCAAGAGGAAGTCTGTGAAATCAGTCACCGAGAGGTTCATGAGGTTGCACTGTGGCCTCTGGATCAGGCGCAAG GCTGGATACAAGAAGAAACTGTGGAAGAAGAAACCTGCCAGACGAAAGCGCCTGAGGGAGCATGTGTTCTGCAATAAGACGCAGAGCAAGCTCTTGGATAAAATGACCACATCTTtctggaagaggaggaactgGTTTGTCAATGACCCATACCTGAAGTACCACGATCGTGTCAACCTATAA
- the reep1 gene encoding receptor expression-enhancing protein 1 isoform X2: protein MSEPRLVFGTLYPAYSSYKAVKSKDVKEYVKWMMYWIIFALFTTVEVFTDMFLCWLPFYYELKIAFVVWLLSPYTKGSSVLYRKFVHPTLSSKEKDIDEYLCQAKDKSYDTLVHFGRKGLNVAATAAVMAATKGQGVLSDRLRSFSMQDLSSCQSDTDTGPGGAAQPAAARHQSRTMMRSKSDSYNKGQDFDMTEYEVLGLSEWDSKESPSPPAASPPEPESAPVTPSLTPPPSPTCTPAPPPAPPAPEHPEEVGKGAQTVSSSPQLRLIKRKAPEPPHRVLRPLTRSRSALSSNNEAM from the exons ATGTCAGAGCCGAG ACTCGTGTTTGGCACCTTATATCCCGCGTACTCATCGTATAAAGCCGTGAAGTCGAAAGATGTAAAAGAATAT GTAAAATGGATGATGTACTGGATAATATTTGCTCTGTTTACTACTGTGGAGGTTTTTACAGACATGTTTCTTTGTTG GCTTCCTTTCTACTATGAACTGAAGATAGCGTTCGTGGTGTGGCTGCTGTCCCCGTACACCAAGGGCTCCAGTGTGCTGTACAGGAAGTTCGTCCATCCCACGCTTTCCtcaaaagaaaag GACATTGACGAGTATCTCTGCCAAGCCAAGGACAAAAGCTACGACACGCTGGTCCATTTTGGAAGAAAGGGGCTGAATGTTGCAGCCACGGCTGCAGTCATGGCTGCAACAAAG GGCCAAGGAGTCCTGTCGGACAGACTGCGGAGCTTCAGTATGCAGGATCTGTCTTCCTGCCAGTCCGACACAGACACCGggcccggcggcgccgcccaGCCCGCAGCAGCGAGGCACCAGAGCAGAACTATGATGCGCAGCAAGTCAGACAGCTACAACAAGG GGCAGGATTTTGACATGACTGAGTATGAGGTGCTGGGTTTGAGCGAATGGGACTCCAAAGAGTCGCCGTCACCGCCCGCCGCGTCGCCCCCCGAGCCCGAGTCCGCACCCGTCACACCCTCTCTGACTCCCCCGCCCTCTCCGACCTGCACCCCCGCTCCGCCTCCCGCCCCTCCAGCTCCGGAGCATCCCGAGGAGGTGGGCAAAGGGGCGCAGACGGTGTCGAGCTCTCCACAGCTCAGGCTGATTAAGAGGAAGGCTCCAGAG CCTCCACATAGAGTCTTGAGGCCTCTCACAAGATCCAGGAGTGCTCTTTCTTCAAACAATGAAGCCATGTGA
- the reep1 gene encoding receptor expression-enhancing protein 1 isoform X3, whose amino-acid sequence MLPFYYELKIAFVVWLLSPYTKGSSVLYRKFVHPTLSSKEKDIDEYLCQAKDKSYDTLVHFGRKGLNVAATAAVMAATKGQGVLSDRLRSFSMQDLSSCQSDTDTGPGGAAQPAAARHQSRTMMRSKSDSYNKGQDFDMTEYEVLGLSEWDSKESPSPPAASPPEPESAPVTPSLTPPPSPTCTPAPPPAPPAPEHPEEVGKGAQTVSSSPQLRLIKRKAPEPPHRVLRPLTRSRSALSSNNEAM is encoded by the exons AT GCTTCCTTTCTACTATGAACTGAAGATAGCGTTCGTGGTGTGGCTGCTGTCCCCGTACACCAAGGGCTCCAGTGTGCTGTACAGGAAGTTCGTCCATCCCACGCTTTCCtcaaaagaaaag GACATTGACGAGTATCTCTGCCAAGCCAAGGACAAAAGCTACGACACGCTGGTCCATTTTGGAAGAAAGGGGCTGAATGTTGCAGCCACGGCTGCAGTCATGGCTGCAACAAAG GGCCAAGGAGTCCTGTCGGACAGACTGCGGAGCTTCAGTATGCAGGATCTGTCTTCCTGCCAGTCCGACACAGACACCGggcccggcggcgccgcccaGCCCGCAGCAGCGAGGCACCAGAGCAGAACTATGATGCGCAGCAAGTCAGACAGCTACAACAAGG GGCAGGATTTTGACATGACTGAGTATGAGGTGCTGGGTTTGAGCGAATGGGACTCCAAAGAGTCGCCGTCACCGCCCGCCGCGTCGCCCCCCGAGCCCGAGTCCGCACCCGTCACACCCTCTCTGACTCCCCCGCCCTCTCCGACCTGCACCCCCGCTCCGCCTCCCGCCCCTCCAGCTCCGGAGCATCCCGAGGAGGTGGGCAAAGGGGCGCAGACGGTGTCGAGCTCTCCACAGCTCAGGCTGATTAAGAGGAAGGCTCCAGAG CCTCCACATAGAGTCTTGAGGCCTCTCACAAGATCCAGGAGTGCTCTTTCTTCAAACAATGAAGCCATGTGA
- the reep1 gene encoding receptor expression-enhancing protein 1 isoform X4: MVSWIISRLVVLVFGTLYPAYSSYKAVKSKDVKEYVKWMMYWIIFALFTTVEVFTDMFLCWLPFYYELKIAFVVWLLSPYTKGSSVLYRKFVHPTLSSKEKDIDEYLCQAKDKSYDTLVHFGRKGLNVAATAAVMAATKGQGVLSDRLRSFSMQDLSSCQSDTDTGPGGAAQPAAARHQSRTMMRSKSDSYNKAST; the protein is encoded by the exons ATGGTCTCCTGGATCATCTCTAGACTCGTGGt ACTCGTGTTTGGCACCTTATATCCCGCGTACTCATCGTATAAAGCCGTGAAGTCGAAAGATGTAAAAGAATAT GTAAAATGGATGATGTACTGGATAATATTTGCTCTGTTTACTACTGTGGAGGTTTTTACAGACATGTTTCTTTGTTG GCTTCCTTTCTACTATGAACTGAAGATAGCGTTCGTGGTGTGGCTGCTGTCCCCGTACACCAAGGGCTCCAGTGTGCTGTACAGGAAGTTCGTCCATCCCACGCTTTCCtcaaaagaaaag GACATTGACGAGTATCTCTGCCAAGCCAAGGACAAAAGCTACGACACGCTGGTCCATTTTGGAAGAAAGGGGCTGAATGTTGCAGCCACGGCTGCAGTCATGGCTGCAACAAAG GGCCAAGGAGTCCTGTCGGACAGACTGCGGAGCTTCAGTATGCAGGATCTGTCTTCCTGCCAGTCCGACACAGACACCGggcccggcggcgccgcccaGCCCGCAGCAGCGAGGCACCAGAGCAGAACTATGATGCGCAGCAAGTCAGACAGCTACAACAAGG CCTCCACATAG